The Peromyscus maniculatus bairdii isolate BWxNUB_F1_BW_parent chromosome 6, HU_Pman_BW_mat_3.1, whole genome shotgun sequence genome has a segment encoding these proteins:
- the Rxfp4 gene encoding relaxin-3 receptor 2, producing MATSNSSASLPTLFWVNGSGDSVLNTDGAAMPVQFLALRVMVALAYGLVGIIGLLGNVAVLWVLSSCAQRAPGPPSDTFVFSLALADLGLALTLPFWATESALDFHWPFGSTLCKIVLTTTVLNIYASIFLITALSVARYWVVAMAVGPGSHLSVFWARVVTLAVWVAAALVTVPTAIFGAEGELWGVRLCLLRFPSKYWLGAYQLQRVVLAFIVPLGVITTSYLLLLAFLQRQPRCRPRQWQDSRVVARSVRILVASFILCWLPNHVVTLWGILVKFDLVPWDSTFYIIHTYVFPVTTCLAHSNSCLNPVLYCLLRRKPRQVLVSSFRDLWSRLWPQSKARVEQVALKEVGGRWVASTQESGPSTTCRNTK from the coding sequence ATGGCCACATCCaattcctctgcctctctgcccacCCTCTTCTGGGTCAATGGCTCTGGAGACAGCGTGCTGAATACTGATGGTGCCGCAATGCCCGTCCAGTTCCTTGCTCTGAGGGTCATGGTTGCACTGGCCTATGGACTTGTGGGTATCATCGGCTTGCTGGGAAACGTGGCCGTCCTGTGGGTGCTAAGTAGCTGTGCTCAGCGTGCGCCTGGCCCACCTTCTGACACCTTTGTCTTCAGCCTGGCTCTGGCAGACCTGGGGCTGGCCCTCACTCTCCCTTTCTGGGCAACCGAGTCAGCACTGGACTTCCACTGGCCTTTCGGAAGTACCCTCTGCAAGATAGTCCTGACGACCACCGTCCTCAACATCTACGCCAGTATCTTCCTAATCACAGCGCTGAGTGTTGCCAGATACTGGGTGGTGGCcatggctgtgggaccaggcagtcACCTCTCCGTCTTCTGGGCCCGCGTGGTCACCCTGGCAGTGTGGGTGGCAGCCGCCCTGGTGACTGTACCCACAGCAATCTTTGGGGCTGAGGGTGAGTTGTGGGGCGTGCGCCTCTGCCTTCTGCGTTTCCCCAGCAAATACTGGCTGGGGGCATACCAGCTACAGAGGGTCGTTCTGGCCTTCATTGTGCCCTTGGGCGTCATCACCACCAGctacctgctgctgctggcctttCTACAGCGTCAGCCGCGATGCCGGCCTCGACAGTGGCAGGACAGCCGCGTGGTGGCCCGCTCTGTCCGGATCCTGGTGGCTTCCTTCATCCTCTGCTGGCTTCCCAACCACGTGGTCACTCTCTGGGGTATTCTGGTCAAGTTTGACCTGGTGCCCTGGGACAGCACTTTCTACATCATCCATACTTACGTCTTTCCTGTCACCACCTGCTTGGCACACAGCAACAGCTGCCTCAACCCTGTGCTCTACTGTCTTCTCCGGCGCAAGCCCCGCCAGGTTCTGGTCAGCTCCTTCAGGGATCTCTGGTCAAGACTGTGGCCCCAGAGCAAGGCCCGTGTGGAGCAAGTGGCCCTCAAGGAGGTAGGTGGGAGATGGGTAGCCAGCACCCAGGAAAGTGGCCCTTCTACAACATGCAGAAACACAAAGTGA